The Panthera tigris isolate Pti1 chromosome E3, P.tigris_Pti1_mat1.1, whole genome shotgun sequence genome segment TCTGGCCTTGTGTCCACCTTTCCCTTCCACACCCTCCCCCCTGACATGCCTGACCATCCCggatcttccttcttccctgctgTACTAGCCTCTTCCCCCGCCTCACATCACTTCCCATGGAAATCCTACCCGCCCTTCGAGGCTGAGCTCAAGTCACCTCCTGCATCAAATCTTCCGTGATTCCCCCGGCTAACAGTGAGCTCTGCCTCTTTCAAACTTTTCCACCTAGGCTCCACACACTCCAGTCCTCACACACTGCCCTGTGTACCCATCTTATCTCTACGGTAAGCTACAAACTCCAGGAAGCGGGAGCAAGGTCTCAAACACATCTTTTTGTCTTGCAAAAGTCAGCTGACTTGACAAAAGAAGGCACCGATGGCTTGAATGAGATATCTTTAGTATCACAGAACTGGTAAGGATGTGAAGGAATATATATAACCATCTGTATTTGTAGGACTTTGGGACTGGGACTTTCATCAGCCCCATTTGATAGGTCAGGGCACTGAGGCCTTTCCAAGGTTTGAGAGACCAGCCAGCCTTGGACTCCTGCTCTAGACAGCTTGCCCGGATGCTTCCTAGAAGCCCCAAAGGCTGAGCTGCAAATCTGAAGAGCCATCATTCTGGGGGATAGCTCTATTTCAGAGTTCTTAAGAATTCTGCCACGCAGACTAACTTATATCACAGGTcagagacaaaaacaacaaaaaggatgTCAAAGTGCATGGCCTGTCCTGCACAACATACCAGGTGCCCGAaagttccatttctgggttttcagaGTCCTGGAAAGCGATGAGTGGGGAGAGAAGACCCCCAGAGTTCTTGCTTCGTGTGCCCCCATAAAATTCCAGACCACGAACAAATACTGGCTTCTAGAAGTAGCGGGATTGTGAGAGGAAGGCAACTCGCCTCTGCCAGCACCTTCCCGGCCTCCAGACCCAGCTGCCTCGCAGGAACCGGCACCCCCAACTCTGAAACCCCCCCCACCTTGGCCCGAGAACGggacgcccccctcccccacccccagggagcgTCGGAGGCCCCCAGCCTTTCCCAGAATGGCACCCCTCCCGCGGGTGCGCACCCAGCGGCACCTCCCAGAACCCGGGCTCGGACGCGCAGACCGGTGCCCCGCTCCGCGCCTGCGGCCGCTGTGCTCCCGCCCCGGCGAACCCCCGACCCAGGCGTCCTGCCCCGGTCTGACCCCTCTGGCCCCTACCTCCGGCGACCCCTCACGCACacagcctgccccccacccccacacacgcacgcacacatgctgATAACAGCCCCGACCCCCGGCCGAGCCGCAGTCCCCGGGCCAACCCCGACCGGTCGCCGCGCGCCAGTCCTCGCGGACCGTGGCCAGCAGTCCTGCGATCGCTGTGCGCGACCCCGGCTCGGCGGCCCCCGGACGGTGGCCCCTTCCTTCAGGGCGTGAGACCGGCCCTGCCCCGCCGCGCTTCCCGGGATGAGGGCTCCCGGCAAGGGCGCCGGCCGAGCCCCTGGTCGCTGAGGGGCCGGGGGAGGCGCGGAGATGGGGTCGTGCGGTGAGTACCCGCCGGCTGGAGGAGCCCCCGCCCGCCTGGGCCCCTGTTTGAGCAGGAATTTACCGCTGGGGCGAGTGGCCCCGAGGTGGCCGGGTTCAAGGACCGACAACTTGCCAAGGACCCCGGAAGGgcaaggggggtggggcagcctcCACGTGCCGGCAGGGCTCCCGGAGCCGCCGGGAAAAGGTGAAATCTGACCCGGGCACGGGGACGCGATTTGCGGGTTCGGGGGGGAAGAGGGGCGGCTCCGTGCGTGGGGAGGAAGCTGATACCTGGGTCTTGGAGCAATCCCCGGGATCTGCGAGAGGGGAAGCCTCTGTCACACCGGGATTGAAGTTTGCCCGGGAGAAGGGGATGCCGgtagtttggggggtggggtgtgctcACCGCGGCGGTGGCGGGGATTGAATGAAGGCCAAGGAGGCAGAACCCGAGCGCTGGGAAGGTTCGGGGTGGGAGCGACAAGCTGGGGGCAGAGGAACGGGATGTGTGAACCTGCTCTTCCAAACACACTCAGCCTGGCActcttttctagaatgtcctgCCCTGCTGCTTCTGCTATCTTTGCTGCTGCTTCCCCTGGGCCTCCCAGTCCTGGGCGCCCCCCCTCGCCTCATCTGTGACAGCCGAGTCCTGGAGAGGTACAttctggaggccagggaggccGAAAATGTCACGGTGAGGCCCCCTCCACAAAACATTCCACAGAACTCACTCTCAGgagtcctgggggtggggggtcctccAAGATCCAGGAAGCTGAGCCCCTTCCTGGCACTTGGCTCAGGGAGGTGGGAAGCCAGAACCCCCAGTAACAATGATAAAAGTGGTACCCCCAATGCATACCTGGAAGCTAGGTAAGGGGCAGTGGTGGAGGGGAGCCCTCGGGGAGCCTGACTCGGGGGTCGTGCATTTCAGATGGGCTGTGCTGAAGGCTGCAGCTTCAGTGAGAATATCACTGTCCCAGACACCAAGGTCAACTTCTATACCTGGAAGAGGATGGACGTGagtttatgttttccttcttcttgggGAGTCTCATTTTGGGAACctgttggggtgggagggagaatgaTAGAAGGAGGTGAGGGCTGAATGCAGtatgtccattcatttattcctttcttcattcattcattcattcattcaacaaaactgATTCCATGGCTTCATTTGCTCAGCTTGGTGCTTGGGGTTGCTGAGACGGAGGGGCTGGCTTGGGCTGCTGACTCCAAGTGTCCACTCCCTTTAGGTCGGGCAGCAGGCTGTGGAAGTCTGGCAGGGCCTCGCCCTGCTCTCAGAAGCCATCCTGCGGGGCCAGGCCCTGCTGGCCAACTCCTCCCAGCCATCTGAGACCCTGCAGCTGCATGTGGATAAAGCCGTCAGCAGCCTGCGCAGCCTCACCTCCCTGCTTCGGGCACTGGGAGCCCAGGTGCGTAGGTGGGGGGGGGCCtcacttctctctgccctttctgtaaaatgggagaaggaCCCCTGCCAAGAAATACTGAGGCTCTCATCCCCCTCCCGATTCTAGCCTGAATCCCATCTCCCTCCAGGGGCCCCGGCACTGCGGTAACCTTCTGTTCTCTCCTTGGCAGAAGGAAGCCACCTCCCTTCCAGAGGCAACCTCTGCTGCTCCACTCCGAACATTCACTGTCGATACTTTGTGCAAACTTTTCCGAATCTACTCCAACTTCCTGCGGGGAAAGCTGACGCTGTACACAGGGGAGGCCTGCCGAAGAGGA includes the following:
- the EPO gene encoding erythropoietin isoform X2; its protein translation is MGSCECPALLLLLSLLLLPLGLPVLGAPPRLICDSRVLERYILEAREAENVTMGCAEGCSFSENITVPDTKVNFYTWKRMDVGQQAVEVWQGLALLSEAILRGQALLANSSQPSETLQLHVDKAVSSLRSLTSLLRALGAQKEATSLPEATSAAPLRTFTVDTLCKLFRIYSNFLRGKLTLYTGEACRRGDR
- the EPO gene encoding erythropoietin isoform X1, whose protein sequence is MKAKEAEPERWEGSGWERQAGGRGTGCVNLLFQTHSAWHSFLECPALLLLLSLLLLPLGLPVLGAPPRLICDSRVLERYILEAREAENVTMGCAEGCSFSENITVPDTKVNFYTWKRMDVGQQAVEVWQGLALLSEAILRGQALLANSSQPSETLQLHVDKAVSSLRSLTSLLRALGAQKEATSLPEATSAAPLRTFTVDTLCKLFRIYSNFLRGKLTLYTGEACRRGDR